A segment of the Phycisphaerales bacterium genome:
TCCACCCATGACCAAGTCCGAAGTCCTCGCCCTGCTCAAAGAACATCAAAACGAGCGCGGCATCGCCAACTGGAAATCCAGGCCCGCCGAGAAGACCCACGGCCTCAAGAGCTTCGGCATCGGCCTCACCCAACTGCGCAAACTCGCCAAACAGATCGGCCGCGACCACCAGCTCGCCCAGCAACTCTGGAAAAGCGACGTCTACGACGCCAAGGTCATCGCCCTGCTCATCGATGATCCCAAAGAACTCACGCGCGAGCAGGTCGAAGCGCAGGTCGAAGAGTTGCACGGCGGCATGCTGGCCCACGTCTTCGCATCCTGCGGCGCCACGCTCGCCAAAACTCCCTTCGCTTTCGAACTCGCCTGCGACTGGATCGACAGCCCCGACGTGGACCGCCGCCGCTGCGGCTACGGCCTGCTCTACGAACTCTCCAAGAAGAACATCAAGGGCATGGATGACGCCTTCTGCCTCGCCCGCATCGACCACATCGAGCGCACGATCCGCGATGAGGACATGTGGGTGCGCGAGGCCATGGGCACGTCCCTGCTGGGCATCGGCAAGCGAAACAGGAAGCTCAACCAGGCCGCCCTCCGCGCCGCCAAAGCCGTCGGCCCGCTCGACATCGACTACGGCCCGGACAACTCCTGCGAACCCATCGACCTCGTCAAACACCTCACCAGCGACTACCTGCGCAAGAAATTGGAGAGCTAACCACCCACCCCGCGCACGCATCACAAAGCCGCAAGGCCGAGACGAGCCGCAGGTCAGGTGCAACCTGACAACTCGGCTGCGAAGTTCCACCTGACCTACTCGCCGCACGCCGAAGGCGTGACCGTCAGTAGCCGGGGCGTGAAGCGCCGCCGCGCCGCGGCGAAGCGCATCCCGTGGAACACGAACGTGGGTGCCGTGGTCAAGCGAGGCTCTGCGAGCGCAGGCCACGCGAGCGCGCCATCGGCCAACGAATCAAGTTGCAACTCCACAGCCCTGACGCGTGACCCGCCGGTCGCAGCCTTCGACCAGACTCAGGCCAACAAGCCCACCTCTGGACCACGGCATCCGCTACCGCCCGAAGCCAAGTTATGAAAAAGCAACTTCGCGCCGATCCACGCTCGACCCCACTTCTCCAACACACGCCCAACTGTCAGGTTGCACCTGACCTGCGCGCCGCACGCCGAAGGCGTGAACGTCAGTAGCCGGGGCGTGAAGCGAGTCTTCGATGCTGCCCCCGGAACCTTCGACCCCGGCGGGGTCAGAGAATGTAGCCACGGGTGAAGCGCCGCCGCGCCGCGCCGCGAAGCGCAATGCTCTAGCGAAAATAAACGTACCTGTCCCGTTTTCTTCCCTGTCCCGTTTTCTTCCCTCCGGTTTCTTCCTCTGCCTCATGCCGTCTAGTCTATTGAGTCGCGATACGCGGATCCGCACTCGCTACAACGTATCGTTTCTCGACATCGCGGATATCCACAGGTTTCGCAGAGTCCCTCTGCCCTACGTCTACTTCGTCTAATCAGGCCTTGTAGCCATTTAAGTCTCAATAATATGTACATGGCGATTGAAAACAGCGCGATATTCCGCAAGGTGCCATAAAAGAGCACATTCAAGGGCAACGCACGGTAGCCAAGCGTCGTGTTCGATTGAGTACGAATGGGAACGCCGCCAAGCGAGATTGCGCTACCTAAGGGGGCGGCGCTGCCAGCGTCATAGCGGCCCTGACTCCACATCGACAATGACGGCCATCCGTAGGCCGTAAGCCGCAAATAGAAACGTTTCCCTTGTCCGTCAATACTGCTCGTCTCGCAGGACGATAGTGCCCCCTCGAGTTCGCGGGGAAGAATGCCATCATCCACTAGGGCCGAAATCACTTCTGACGGAACTGAATTACGCTCGGCAAGTGGTGCCTTGCTTGTATCTTCAGCGACAGATATGTAGCATACATAGGTACCGCGATACTTGGTATAAAGTGAAAACACTTTATGCCCAGAGATTACCTTTTGATAAACACTCCGGTCCTTTGGAAGCGGATCGGTCGCCGCCAGTGTCCAAGTCAGCAGGACGTTTAAGAATGCCCCGCACAATACGGCCGCAATTGTTTGCTTTATTAAAGCCATTTCTGCTCAAAACAAGATTGGGGCGACCCTTTCTCGGGGGAAAAGAACGGGACAGGTACGTTTATCAGCTCTGCTCATGCCGTTACCGCCTTCCGCGGCCGGCCGCGCGGCCGAAACGTATGCTTCGGCCCCAGCGCCGCCTCCGTCCGCCTCACCAACGACGAATGGTAGCCGCCGCCACCGGCGAAGGTGCCCATGCGATCGACGCCGCGATGGAGCACGTGGCAGGCGTGGCCGCCAAAGGTCGGTCGAGCGATGTGAGGCATGAGAAGTACCAGCCGCGCCGCCCGCGAAGCGCAATGCTCTGGCGAAAATAAACGTACCTGTCCCGTTTTCCTCCCCTGTTCCGTTTTCCTCCCCGCTCGCCCAGCCCGCTGCCGCCGATGATCCCGATGACCACTTCACCCATGGCGGCATGATATCGACCCGCCCCGCCCGCCGCCGGGTCCGAAAAGCATCACCCACCCCGCGCATGC
Coding sequences within it:
- a CDS encoding DNA alkylation repair protein; protein product: MTKSEVLALLKEHQNERGIANWKSRPAEKTHGLKSFGIGLTQLRKLAKQIGRDHQLAQQLWKSDVYDAKVIALLIDDPKELTREQVEAQVEELHGGMLAHVFASCGATLAKTPFAFELACDWIDSPDVDRRRCGYGLLYELSKKNIKGMDDAFCLARIDHIERTIRDEDMWVREAMGTSLLGIGKRNRKLNQAALRAAKAVGPLDIDYGPDNSCEPIDLVKHLTSDYLRKKLES